From one Gossypium hirsutum isolate 1008001.06 chromosome D08, Gossypium_hirsutum_v2.1, whole genome shotgun sequence genomic stretch:
- the LOC107914273 gene encoding uncharacterized protein isoform X2, whose translation MGSLVGHVLPGLAFFLLGFWHLFNHIKLHSLHPNPYTSPTWFPTPKSRHLELFLIMVASSISISMELFISPARHQPLDPDGTIPSTHLHNFEHSSISMTFFTYAAFAIILDKISPKAKHSLTQFIAAVAFAQQLLLFHFHSADHMGVEGQYHLLLQTVIVVSLTTTLTGIGLPKSFMVVRCSSDEALQRAKSLVNIIFSWTLIAVIIFSMALYLVLAKLYGEKMDYLTLKKEEDLELEVEEESDGFESQKEGKLYAVMDIER comes from the exons ATGGGTTCTCTAGTGGGGCATGTTCTCCCAGGTTTAGCCTTCTTTTTACTTGGTTTTTGGCATCTCTTTAATCACATCAAGCTCCATTCTCTCCATCCGAATCCCTACACATCTCCCACATGGTTCCCCACACCAAAATCAAGGCACCTAGAGCTGTTCCTCATCATGGTAGCTTCCTCCATCTCCATCTCCATGGAGCTCTTTATCAGCCCTGCAAGGCACCAACCTTTGGATCCTGATGGAACCATCCCATCAACTCATCTCCACAACTTTGAGCACTCTTCCATATCTATGACTTTCTTTACTTATGCAGCTTTCGCTATTATCCTTGATAAAATTAGCCCCAAAGCTAAGCATAGCCTAACACAGTTTATTGCAGCTGTAGCTTTTGCCCAGCAGCTCCTCCTCTTCCACTTTCATTCAGCTGATCACATGGGAGTGGAGGGTCAGTATCACTTGCTTCTACAGACCGTCATCGTTGTTTCTTTAACCACCACCCTCACGGGAATTGGGCTTCCTAAGAGCTTCATG GTTGTTAGGTGCTCAAGCGATGAGGCATTACAGCGAGCTAAATCGTTAGTAAATATCATATTCAGCTGGACCTTGATAGCGGTCATCATTTTCTCAATGGCTCTCTATTTGGTTTTGGCTAAATTATATGGAGAAAAAATGGATTATTTAACGCTGAAAAAGGAAGAAGACCTTGAATTGGAAGTGGAAGAAGAATCTGATGGTTTTGAATCTCAGAAGGAAGGAAAGCTGTATGCAGTTATGGACATCGAAAGGTAG
- the LOC107914273 gene encoding transmembrane protein 45A isoform X1, translated as MGSLVGHVLPGLAFFLLGFWHLFNHIKLHSLHPNPYTSPTWFPTPKSRHLELFLIMVASSISISMELFISPARHQPLDPDGTIPSTHLHNFEHSSISMTFFTYAAFAIILDKISPKAKHSLTQFIAAVAFAQQLLLFHFHSADHMGVEGQYHLLLQTVIVVSLTTTLTGIGLPKSFMVSFIRSLSVLYQGVWLIIMGYMIWTPSLVSKGCFLHNEDGHQVVRCSSDEALQRAKSLVNIIFSWTLIAVIIFSMALYLVLAKLYGEKMDYLTLKKEEDLELEVEEESDGFESQKEGKLYAVMDIER; from the coding sequence ATGGGTTCTCTAGTGGGGCATGTTCTCCCAGGTTTAGCCTTCTTTTTACTTGGTTTTTGGCATCTCTTTAATCACATCAAGCTCCATTCTCTCCATCCGAATCCCTACACATCTCCCACATGGTTCCCCACACCAAAATCAAGGCACCTAGAGCTGTTCCTCATCATGGTAGCTTCCTCCATCTCCATCTCCATGGAGCTCTTTATCAGCCCTGCAAGGCACCAACCTTTGGATCCTGATGGAACCATCCCATCAACTCATCTCCACAACTTTGAGCACTCTTCCATATCTATGACTTTCTTTACTTATGCAGCTTTCGCTATTATCCTTGATAAAATTAGCCCCAAAGCTAAGCATAGCCTAACACAGTTTATTGCAGCTGTAGCTTTTGCCCAGCAGCTCCTCCTCTTCCACTTTCATTCAGCTGATCACATGGGAGTGGAGGGTCAGTATCACTTGCTTCTACAGACCGTCATCGTTGTTTCTTTAACCACCACCCTCACGGGAATTGGGCTTCCTAAGAGCTTCATGGTAAGCTTTATAAGGTCTCTCAGTGTTTTGTATCAAGGTGTGTGGCTCATTATCATGGGATACATGATCTGGACCCCATCGTTGGTTTCCAAAGGCTGTTTCCTTCACAATGAAGATGGTCACCAGGTTGTTAGGTGCTCAAGCGATGAGGCATTACAGCGAGCTAAATCGTTAGTAAATATCATATTCAGCTGGACCTTGATAGCGGTCATCATTTTCTCAATGGCTCTCTATTTGGTTTTGGCTAAATTATATGGAGAAAAAATGGATTATTTAACGCTGAAAAAGGAAGAAGACCTTGAATTGGAAGTGGAAGAAGAATCTGATGGTTTTGAATCTCAGAAGGAAGGAAAGCTGTATGCAGTTATGGACATCGAAAGGTAG